aaaacagtttacatCAAAATTGCAAATATTAATGTCTACAAGTCTGAATCAATTACAATTTCCAGGAATCAATACTTTAAAGCATACTTTATGACTCCCTGAGTGCATTTTCAACTTCAGACCCACTGTGAGTATTTTTCTATGGGTTGTGctgtgctgttagcattagcagcgctagctcTTTGTGTCGCTAATGTGTACAGTGCTGTATTTTACACACTGACGTACTGCTTTCACTGTCTATGGAGTCCTTAATCATTCAGCCCATCCTGTTTTCCCAATACAAAAGTTTTGAGACTCACTGTGGGTTCTGCAGTTTCAGGTATGAAGACGCCTGACCCAGCATATCTGCTCACTGTAATAgactaaagcagtggttttcaaagtgtgaggcggacCTCTCCtgggggggcgccacagagcttcagggaggcgtggaaccataaaccagaaaaaaaggtgattggctttgctaacctctgctgtgcatggagcaaaatggacaGACTtctagttactatagggactatgctatagagcagtgttactcaaccaaagagccaaattattacctccgccaagaaggttatgtttgttagtttgttagttcgtttttttgttagtttgttaccaacataactcaaaaagtcatgaacggattttgatgaaattttcaggaaatgtcagaagtggcataaggaagaactgattagattttgggagtgatccagatcactgtctggatccaggaattttttttttttttttaaggtttattttgggcatttttgtgcctttatttgctagaggaggatagtggacagagtcggaaacagggatgggagcaggggagagacatgtggtaaagggcctcaggccagattcaaacccgggccatCTGCGTGAATGGGGcacgcgccttaaccactcagccacctgcgcttttttaaaggattctgtacaattgggagatagggctaatggtggaggtctgcgctctccgagtgcttttctagttgaaaatatctttgcaagagccacagtctaagaggtaaaaagaggcaaaaacagcttgaagtagcaataaaaataggttaaaggtggcaaaaatggtcaaaaagcagcaaaaatgggtgcaaaggggtgaaaatgtggagaagaagtggaaaaatggtcagaaagtagcaaaaatttgtgagaagtgacaaaaaaaatgagcggaaagtgacttaaatgggaaaaaaaagcagtcaagggtggcaaaaatgggaaaaaagaggaaacaagtggtatgtaatggcaaagggtagtttaaatggacaaaaagtgggaaaaagtggcaaaaagacgtcGCAAAAATTAGCAATAATAAGCACCAGTAATCAGTCCTACAGCGTCATCAACATTAAAGACTTTAGATTTATGatacttttttctgcttttgcccacacattttatacattataaattatttattattttacatttgaaacaAATTACTGTTTTCTTCACTATAATTGTAATTAGCTGATGTAAAAACCCTACAAATTTGCTTTAAACATATtattttgagcacattttattcagctttttaatgtcaaataataGCATACAGCCTCTTAATGCACAGCAGTCTGCAGCAGATGCTGAAATTATCACCTCTTTGTCTGAAACAGTGAATTTGTTGTGAATCAGGAATCTTATGGATGCTTGGGATCTTTGGGCTCTCAGACAGCACTGCATTACAAACAGGCATGATTAtgtactggaaatccctgcatgggctcaggaacacttccagaaatcactgtctgtcaacacagttctctgtgccatccacaaataaTCATCTAAATGAGAAGCCATATGTGCTgtcttctctgagccaaagctcaGTTACAATAGACTGAGgttaaatggaaaactgttctgacattctttttggaaaccacagacatcaTGTCCTATGGACTAAAgtggagagggagcatccagattgttttcctggctcagttctaaagcctgcatctctgatggtatggggttgcattagtgcctatggcgtgggcagcttacacatcagGAAAGggactatcaatgctgaaaagctgagagaggttttagagcaacatatccAAGAAATTGGATTACACTTAGATTTACAACTTgtgttgaaaaaacaaagtttttgtcACTAAGTCAAGTAAAACATCTTACAGACCtatatttttgacattatttttgtaCATTGCATGGAGGCAACGACTGATTTAAGAATATATCCATTCAAGAACAATGTGATGTTCAGGTCTGTTGTCCCTGAGCACAACATCTTTCCCTTTCTTGTTTATGGGATATCACTGAAAAGCCTCAACCATTGTTCTAATTTGACACAAAGGGATAAGGAGTAGTTTGTATCGATGTCTTGACTTAAATGTAGACCTTCTATATCAGTGATAAtatgtggcttttttgtgatgatttgtgggtttttatgtcttaatttgaaatattattctgtttaactttgatctcagaaattatccattgcaagtcacattaatccgtttgtttcacacacttacacagtaggatttaatggtcaaacttgattgtcaagcttttttttttctctgtttatttccattaatgcccttaatagcagtttttttgtccctttttcttacattttttccacttttatcccattttgccctttttcatgatttttagccacttttatcctgcttctttgccattttttgcctgtttcagcatatttttgccattaaatgccacatttACCCCACTTTCCCTCCtgcagcttttttgcccattttagtcagttttctctaaatttttttgtctctttttgacCACCCctaactcaattttttttattttgcacccatttttgacactttttccccagttttttcttattctttgcTTATTTTGCCCAATTTCcctccattttgccacttttaatcaatctctgctattttggatttttttgaccacttctttaaccacttttgaccatttttgcattacacttttgccatttttcatgagttttagccactttaatcctgcttctttgcaatttttcacccatttcaacTGCCCTTTACCataaatgcctttttttaccccattttcccacctttttacagctttttttcccactttagtcactttcaccatttagattgtggctcttgcgattgcatttttcaacaatttggctctttggttgtgcagggttgagtaacactgttctatATCATTGTTTTGTTGGGTTAGCATTTAAATTCTTTCAAATATATACAAATCTAATCTGTACACTTTCATTAGTAGTGTAGTCAGTAGTAGTAGAGTGCATTCAGCGTATCAAAGGCATATTACTGCAGCCCAGTTAATGTAGTTTCTATGGGTTTTCTTTGGATATTGAAGTGTCCTTTTAGGCATcagaaattagttttttttttatctttaataagTATGGCACCCCTCATTTCAACAAACCAAACAGCCACTTGAACATTTGCCAGCAAAGATGTGACTCTTGATACTTCATATGCAAAGTTATCTTCCTTTGAGCGTGGACAGCACTTGCCGAGTATCATTGTGACCTCTTACCTGCCCTGCAGACTCGATGCTGTCGTCCTTTAGCAGAGTCTTGTTTTCTTCCTCCCAGTATTTCAGCAGAGCGTCTCGGTCAAAGGTCCCTGTTGGTGTTTTGGTGGTCTGGTCTTTCTGCCTTAGGCCGATTGGGATGTTGTCATCGAGCACAGCCAgctctctctccagctcctgcagctccTCATGAGACAGAGAGGCCAACAGCTCGTCTTCGTCCACCTCCTCgtttctcttcatctctctgcGGTACCCTGAGGTACTCATGGTTCTGGACTTGTCTTATATCTCTAGGAATACTCaaatttcttcctttttctacTTTACTTCCTTGTGTGCTTGATTAGATATTCATTAGTTGTTCCGGCTTTCCTGCTTGAATCCTCTTTTACTCTTTGGCTTGTCCTCCATCAAATTCCTTCAGACCAGGGATGCTGTAGGACTACTGGAGACGGATCAGAGAGTCCTTGTTCATCTACTGTTCCCAGCTGCCGGAGGAGACTGGCAGTGAGAAAGGGGAGTGTCATCCTGATGGTCCTGTCTTTTTTTAGGGTGTTGAATGGGGGGTCATTGAGATAGGCTTACTGCGGGAATGTGAGCCCTCTGAGTGACTTGTGCTGAGAGCTTATCAAAGACTTGTGCCTCTAAAGACACGGAGGGAATAAAACGCCGTGGGGAAACATCAGAGATGAAGCTCTGTAACATTATGCAACCTGTCAGGATGTAGAGGCACAATGTGGTCGTGGTTGTTGCCTGGGAAACACTTGTTTTCCCTGAGGATTGTGGGATTGGTACAGAACAGCTCCAGCTGGCACTGAGGAAAAGTGATGGACTGATGATGATGTTTACAACAGAAAATACCAACTTAATGTCACATCAGACTTAGTTGTAAGTCTTTCAGCAACACTCCAAATCTTTGCTggttttaaatctgaaatatgaCATCTATGTTTGATAAAAAATTGAGAAAGATTAGCCGTCTCTCTAAAGGAATTTGGCATAGAGCATACAAACTGAGACACATCCTGCAGTTGCTTAAAAACTTTACATCatatacaaataaacaaaactagAGACCAACTGATTCTGATTTTTCAGGGCCATTACAGATACTGATATTAGTAGTTTATGAGATCAATAAAcgatatttagagctgatatgaatttttaaaaaagaatatcaGTAAAATAGAATGGCCATaatgccaaatatcagcctCAATAATCAGTCAGGCCAATAATCTGCCTATCCCTAAACAAAGCaacacatgcaaaaaacaaAGGACACATTCGTCTTTAGCCTAGCGCCGCAGCGACTCGTATTACAAAGccttaaacaaatgtttaaagttgTGATTAAACTGATGAGTCGCTTGTTTGAAGTTACTGATGATTGAAAGAAGTGGGCTGTGGTGAtaaatgaggtcagagaagcagctgcagACTCTGTGGTAGCGTAAATACACTGATAAACACTGCTAAAGCTATAATAAATCAATGCTAAACATGTTACCACTGCCAGATCCTTCACAGTAGAAGGCCTAGCTCACGTAGGCTCACATCGGgaaatgttgtgttttcagTAGCAGCCTCAGAAAACGAGGAGTTAAACTTGCAGTCATGGGTTCAATACTAAAGAAGTGAACACACAGAGacttaaaaagacatttttctgtgattttaataTCAGACCTGACTTTTATTAGCATAGATCTTAAGTTGCAGTGTAAGGTTTCATGTCTTGTGTTTTGTAATACTCAGTACATtttcaataggaaacaggtcTTGGCTTCATGCTGGCCCATCTAGACCCCACCCTCCTTTACTGTGAAGCCACGCCGTTGTAACTCGTTCAGACTGTGTCTTTGCATTGTCtcgctgaaataagcagggacatCCCTGGAAAAGATGTCTGGATGGAGGAATATGTTCCTCTAAAACCTGCATGAACCTCTCTGTATTAATGGtaccttcacagatgtgcaagttacccatgccatgggcaccaATACACCCCTGCACCATCACAGATTAGCATTAGAACTTTGCATTGATTTTACGGTTGCAGAGGTTTCTCCAGATTCACGGGATCTTGTGATGATGTTAAAGAATGTAGACAGTGAAATCTCTAAATTTCCATCTACTTCTCATTGATTATTGTTGTACATGAATTGCTGGACTATTTGTCACAGTCTTatagaaaactttaaaataggTGTGATAAAACGTCTTCAGTGTTCTCAGACCTGTTATTGACTGCAGGGCTGCTGGGGTGAATCTTAACCATGTAGCGTTGTTGTTTCCCTTTCTGTGTACACTCTGTACTTGTCACATAAATAACAAGAAGTATGGATGTGTGGGACTGACAGCCAGTCATTTGGGTTTTGGAGAGGTTTGTTGTTTGGTTGCCAGGACCACCAATAGAACTCAATAACAACACCCATCCATCACTGAGCATGTCTAACAAGATGCTTTGCAGTCATATCATGTTACATGTCTGTAGTGAAAAGGCTCTGAGTGACATAACACCACACTCATCCCAGATCTGCTGTaaatttgacctttgacctgcaTTATTGCAGATAAGCATCAGTCATCGAGTCTTGGAGTCCAGACTTAGAATGGAAACAAGGTCCAGTTACAAAACAAAGGGTAAAACTTTGGGTTCTGCACTTCTAACCTCGTTTATTAGGACACTGGAAATACTTTCCTGCAGACTATTTTCCAAATCATACATCAGTTTTAGATTAATTTTCCTTCCTTCCAGGCAGACGTTGCTTCAGTTCATTCGTACAATATCAGCCAGTGGGGAGATATCCATCAGAGTCAGCATGAAGATAACTTTTTAATTTATCATAAATCCCTGCGAGCCTTTCTGAAAAGTATTTCTTAAAGCTGCACCAAAAAGAGAACCACCAGAAGTAAGAACAAATGTTGTTTTATCAGGCTGAAACTATAGTTCAATGGATCAAGACTAGCATGATCTGTTGCTGTGTAGATTCTGCGTAGTCAATATTTTATGCCTACCCACTATGTTTTTAGATTGTCACCTCATCTATTTGGGCTCATTGCTGTGAATGTGATCACTCAAGattctttgacattttcatcaaactttgcacaaatgtttgcCCTGACTCAAGCATGAACTTGCTTGTTCTGGTGCTTAAATGCAGTATCTCAAGAACTCTTTTTGAAGGAGATTCTTCAAACCGTGCACAAATGATTCTgcaggtaaaggtaaaggtcatTTGGCCTCATGGTCAGCCCTTTTTTAGACAGACCACAGAAAACACCACAGCCCTTCTTCTTCGCCCAGGCTTTGTTCTGTGGAAGCGTATGTCCCCCAGGCGGTAGTTCTAGTAATGCCCTAGATTAAGGATCCTTTGTAGGATGTCTGTCTTCTCCATTGGTCCAgtcttttaaaggaaatatctaaaaaacaaaaacaaatggagGAAGTAGTCATAAACTTGGTACAACCCCCACTTGGACTGGGCTTGGacttagagcagtgttactcaactctgctcaaccaaagagccaaattgtcgAAAACTGCCTTTGAGAGAGacacaatctaaatggtgaaagtggcaaaaatggtttaaagtggcaataaaaataagtaaaagctggcaaaaattgtcaaaaaccagcaaaaaagtggcaaaaactggatgaaaaaggggaaaaataggcATGCAATGGACAAAACTaggtgaaaagtaaaaaaatgggtaccaagtcacaaaaaattgaattacaggtggtcaaaaagcatcaaaaaatgagtgaaaagtgactaactTGGtcaaaaaaaggtgggaaaatggttaaaaagttacaaaaaaagggggaaaatgcaaaaaagcaggataTTAGTGGCTAACAcagatgaaaaagggcaaaaactggttagaagtggctaaaagaacTGGAAAattgggctaaaagcagcagaaatggattaaaagtggcaaacataaAATATGGGCAAATAAGCGCAATGGAaatttacagagaaaaaataaagactgacaATTAAGTGTAACCATTTAAATGTCCTGCATAATTGTGGGAATGAAACTGATTAATGTGTCTTGCAATTCATAATTTCTAAGgtctaagtttttatttttaaggttttctggggaataatattttaaatttagacataaaagagcctcaaatcatcacaaaagagccgcATGCTGAATATCCCTGACAGAGGATAAACTGGTTAGATGTGGTTGGTTAATGACCACTGTTGGTTAACTAACCTTATAGTTGGCTGTAATGCCCTGATGTCAAATAGAACGAAACTCTGGTAGCTTCAACGTTTTATATACTGTATCAAAGGTTAGCTTTACTAGATTAAGGGAGAGAGACTGCAACAAAACATTCCCAACACTAACACATTTTAGCCACAGTCAAACTTATTGTACATTTATTTCCATTCATATGAACTATCATCACGAAGCAGAGTAGGTCCACACAGCAGGAATCCTGCTCTactacaggatttttttttagcaacttCAAATGATTGAGGGAATCCCttctagtagtctcacaattagtgaaatggggatcatctgacTGCAGTCAATAtgtctcaaatgattgtagCGTAAAGAtatctgtgtctggaagttccagtcactagttaatcactattcctggctaccatgtctccatgaagacaaaagaacactccaagtgactcagagaaaaggttattgaaaagtttaagtcaggggatggatgcaaaaacatttccaaggctctgaacatctcctggagtttgaacatgtgtaaatctgcctagatcagaccgtcctcacaaactgagtgaccatgcaagaaggagactagtgagagaggccaccaagacacctatgactactctgaatgagttccaagcttcagcagctgagatgggagaagttcttcaccagtcaaagctttatgggagagtggcagagagaaagacactgttgaagaaaactcagattcaatctggactagagttcaccagaaggcatgtgggagactccatggtcgaGAGGAAGAaacttctttggtctgatgagaccaaaatagagCTTTTTGGACATCAGACAAGGTGCCAAGtactgcatatcaccacaaacacaccatccccactgtggagcacggtgatggcagcatcatgctgtagggatgcttctcagcagccggccctggaaggcttgcaaagacagaggattaaatgaacacagaaaaatataagaaaatcgtagagggcaatcttattcagtctggtGTACTCGGATACAGACCTCAGTCTCTGATGTTTAACCACTCTAGTATTTGGATTACATGTTAGCTTCTACCAATCAACAGGGTTATATATCAGTTAAAGATAGTGATCGTTAATGGAGAgccaaaatttaaataaatgctgcatTAACTCATGCTCTACATAATCTAAGCACACCTTAACAAAATTAGCTGATCACGGAGCAGCTGTCTCTAACATAGCCACTGCATGTAGCGTTATGTCACCTGAAAATCTGTGATGTGTTATACACTCCCTGTTTTATTGTTCCCTTTAATCCCTGTGTGTTTTACTTTCTTTTAGCACATTAACACACCTGCTGTTACAGCTGCCTCCGATCTGACCCCAGGTTCAGCTGACGTCTCCAGTCTGGAGGTCGTTTAAAACAATGTGACCTCCTTTTGTTATCAGGTCCTCGGGGAGCTGGCAGAATGTGAGGCCGTGCCACTGCAGGTCAGGAGGTTAAATTTAGAGTCGATCTGTTTTCACCGTCTGTCAGCCAGAGGAAGCAGCTCTCACCCTCTCACCGAAAGTGTGCTGTTATTCTTCAGAGCTATTTGAAACTGCTAAAGCTGAGTGTTACAGTCAGAAGTATTTTTAGTTTCAGCCACTAGATGGAGAGGAAAACCAACCCACTCCATTACTTTGATTCACACTGCCATCTAGAAGAAGACGCTAAATAATGAAAGGAACTGATTTAGAATGATCCATTAGGGTTGCATGACTGCAAAATCTGGTGACAGTGGGTGATTCTTCATCATAGAACTGTAATTGATAGAAAGACCAACACAATtcaaacattgaaatagttAATAGGCTGGTACCATGACATGTCTGCCACATCATGTTTGAGGGTAAACGTGTCTTATCCTGGTTCCTTTTAAGGCAAATATTCAGTGGTGCCATCAAGTAAAGAAGAAACTTTTTGCTGGGAAATATGGGTTTACTTTGTACCAGTTGGATTTTTTGGGATGTTGAGGGACAGTGGCAAAAGTAGTTTGGATGAAGTCCTGTTGTACACTCTGTGGACTATCATGAATGGAGTATAGCAAATATGGTACgctgcacagaaagaccctTTGGAAATTGCAAAAGGTCCTTTTCTAACTTGTAGAGTCATCCCCCTTCTGGCCATTAAAGAAAATGCAGGTTTAAGTCTGCACTTTAAACTGAGAGGCTTTACCCACCTCTTCAACACAGTCTGTGTAGATTGGGTACCAATCACAAACAATGACtttcagacattttaccacaataagtaatttgtttattaaaattcagtacaaatacatttacaaataCTCTAAATATGACGGCATTTTTCCTAATCTGAAGATTCAGCCAGGACCTTGACTGTAGGAGAACCAGGTCTTTATTTGAGGTTGGCTATTATTAAAAACGCTTTAATTTCTAGTTTAACTATGGCTGTGGTTATGTTTGTATCCGGAATGAAGAAGGACAGTGATTATTGTATTTAATGCCCCTTAATCAACTGAAAACATTGACGTTAAGGCCAGTATGTGAATGCAATCCTACTGTAAAGGTCCCAGTTTAGGGATTTCAAAGTGGTCTCCTTGGCAGGATAGTCATGagaacaagacaacaaaacaaatatttgtgCATCGAAGAATGTCTTAATTTATCTGTGTAGTTAGCGACATTTTAGCATCATTCTACATGCAGAACttttgttataataaaatattgatattaTTCTACTCTGTTTTTACCTGTACAGAAGGAAAAGTTACTGAAAACCTGCTAATAGTTTTTGTGTAGTTTGGAGTCCTGAAACTGAGTTTGTCTCTCTATTTATCTTCACGGTaattttcttgatttaaatgtttattattgCGCTCAAGTTTTAATAACTAAAATCTAAGTCAATAATATTTGATAAACAGGCCCTGAAATCACaagaggacaaaacaaaaacatgttttcattgcTGATACTTAAGACCCAGAAGATAACATAAAAACGTGGCTAAGCTCAGTCCTCCCTGCAGATGATTTTGGCGTACAGGTCGTTGTCTTTGAACAGCAGGTAGTCCTTCAGCCTGTTGGGAAGATGAGCCGACATCAGACGGCTGCAGCTCAGGTGTTTCCTGATCACCACTCGACTCAGGTGAGACAGAGAGCGAGGGTTACCTGTGTGGTAAAGATAATTAGTGTGTGATTATGACAGCAGCTCtttatctttctatttttaCCCCACAGATGACTCACGTATGGTCCCGTGGATGTGAGGCCACTCTTTGTGACGCTCCAGGATCTTTGTCAGTTTGCTGCAGAAAGAAACTTGGCCCACGTACTCTAGGAGGATCGAGACGACTCGGCCAGCCAGGTTTACCATCCAGGAGACGCTGATGAAGTCACAAAACTGGAGGAAACAAACTCGCTGTTAGCCACAGGTAGTTTGGTATACTTTTGTTTTAAGTACGATCAATTTCAGACACCCATTAATTTGAAAGGATTTAATCATCTCTGCTTTGAAAATCATTAACTTCTTTAGTAGGAAATCAACTCACAGGGATTTTTTCCTCCTGGTGTTGCTCGTAGCCAAACTCGCTGAGGTCCTCCCAGTCGTCGTCGTCATGGTTACAACAGAAACACTTCTTAGCGTCGTACCCGTTGTTGAGCAGCAGCCTCATCATCACCTCGTCCTTCAGGCAGTACTGCAGCgctgtgggaaacactgtgtCATTCACCATTGTGAAATAACAATTCACGTCCGCTTTAGCCGCCAGCAGCAGCTTCACGATCTCGTATCGCCCCGACCTGACCGCCACCAGGAGGCAGCAGAGGGGGTCCAGGTCAGGTTTGGCCCCTGATCTCAGCAGAATCTCAGTGCAGGTTGCGTCCCCGTTAGAGACGGCAAAGTAGAGCGGGCTTTTTCTCATGTCTCCGTAATTTTCAGAGAGGTGAGAAGCTAGTAAGGCGTTGACGTCAAAGCCGTTCTCCAGCAGGAGCTCCAGGCAGTGGGCGTGGCCTCCATCTGCAGCAGAGTGGACCGGGCTGTGGCCGGACAGTCTCAGGGCTCTTCTGGTGGTGATCGGGATCAGAATCCTTAACGCTCTAAAGGGGTAAAGGAAATAATGATTATTGTGGAATTTCCAAAAACATCTGAAGATGGTGTATGgatcaaactcaaggcctgatTGACCTGGAATAGATTGCAGTCAATCATAGCACAAAAcattgtgcatttttttctctcactgtCTACTCTGTCTAAAGGTCTTATTTACAAAACATACAACTCTAGTGATGTTGGGGCACAAGCCTGCCCATAAAGTTGTCCTCCTCCGTGTTTGCTCTTATTTTATGCCTGAATGTGGTGAGAAACGATCTGCTCCTTTACTCTGCATGGGGCTGAGCTCTCATACTGACAGAGATCAGGTCTGTCCACAAAGATGATGAGCTAGGGGAGGGGAAACTTTGTTTTTAACTCTAACTGGAGCATGATAGAATAActccaagaaaaaaataaactgagtCCTTGTCATTCTGTTAGCCCCAGACGGATTTATGTGTGGTTATAGTGATAATCATAATATAATCATAATGCCAAAGTCATATTTACTGACTTAATTTACAGATAATTTATAAATTTAGTCATACCAAGGTGGAAGGAAAGTCTGAATAAATATTGCAGTGCAGTTGTCACCAGCTTCAGTAGCAAGTAATATTTTCACTCCAACTCCATAGGTCTGTTAGCCctcatacactatattgccaaaagtatttgctcacctgcctgaCTCGCAcatgaatttaagtgacatcccattcttaatccatagggtttaatatgatgccAGTCCACCCTCttcagctataacagcttcaactcttctgggaaggctttccacaaggtttaggagtgtgtttatgggaatttttggccattcttccagaagcgcatttgtgaggtcacacactgatgttggacaagaaggcctggctctcagtctccactctaattcatcccaaaggtggcAAAGGTTTAACTTTTGTAAGGACAGTTTTTCCAGTGCTTCTCTGTAACACCcagttttcctttatttacTACAATCTGGAGCATTTATCCAACCAATCAAAGatgattaaccctttaaacgTGGTGCTACTCACAGGTAGTGTCCCTCATATGCTGCGCGGTGGATGGGTAGCTGGGAGCTCAGGTTGCAGATGTTGGGATTTGCTCCATGCTGCAGCAGGATGTCGATGCAGTCTGGATTTCCTGAACCTGCAGCGTCATACAGGACGCTGTCGCCATTTGGTGCCTGGGCGTTAACAGCAGCACCTGCATGAGAGACAGAAGCATCAAACAAGAAGCTTAAGATGGTGAGCTAAAATATGTATGTTCATTGACAGTTTCCCCCTTTGGGGATTGTTGTGGTTTAAGCCAGTGTGTTTACAAATAGTTTCTAAGTTTCTATACCATACTTGAGGTCATTCCCTACATTTTACTGACGATATCTTTACTTTCCAGTCCTGCTTGAAACACTAACAGAAAGTGTGCTGTTAAACAAAACCTTAAtgctaattttattttgaagtgaaTGATAACTGGTTTACCATGTTTAATGAGGAGCTCCAGGACTTCAGGGTGGCTATACTCTG
The sequence above is a segment of the Cheilinus undulatus linkage group 9, ASM1832078v1, whole genome shotgun sequence genome. Coding sequences within it:
- the LOC121515384 gene encoding ankyrin repeat and SOCS box protein 15-like isoform X2 is translated as MTVAGILCTGLRSNLWSKSWRWCCTVASFSLTLEEKTSEGETFLTLAVRDGLVGNVKTLLKHGASPHTTNNINESPLILAVRSGSYQMASTLIVGGAQVEQVCLKKWTAMHEASRAGYADVVELLLQNGGQVSETDQHGVTPLGIAAEYSHPEVLELLIKHGAAVNAQAPNGDSVLYDAAGSGNPDCIDILLQHGANPNICNLSSQLPIHRAAYEGHYLALRILIPITTRRALRLSGHSPVHSAADGGHAHCLELLLENGFDVNALLASHLSENYGDMRKSPLYFAVSNGDATCTEILLRSGAKPDLDPLCCLLVAVRSGRYEIVKLLLAAKADVNCYFTMVNDTVFPTALQYCLKDEVMMRLLLNNGYDAKKCFCCNHDDDDWEDLSEFGYEQHQEEKIPFCDFISVSWMVNLAGRVVSILLEYVGQVSFCSKLTKILERHKEWPHIHGTIRNPRSLSHLSRVVIRKHLSCSRLMSAHLPNRLKDYLLFKDNDLYAKIICRED
- the LOC121515384 gene encoding ankyrin repeat and SOCS box protein 15-like isoform X1 — its product is MEAADDMDEDELLDFNVQMSIHESCCSNNLTGSGRGEYLKLVGAIKRGDLLALQELCDFPAASTQVDDRGWYPLHWAAVQPLVQVLEMVLYASFSLTLEEKTSEGETFLTLAVRDGLVGNVKTLLKHGASPHTTNNINESPLILAVRSGSYQMASTLIVGGAQVEQVCLKKWTAMHEASRAGYADVVELLLQNGGQVSETDQHGVTPLGIAAEYSHPEVLELLIKHGAAVNAQAPNGDSVLYDAAGSGNPDCIDILLQHGANPNICNLSSQLPIHRAAYEGHYLALRILIPITTRRALRLSGHSPVHSAADGGHAHCLELLLENGFDVNALLASHLSENYGDMRKSPLYFAVSNGDATCTEILLRSGAKPDLDPLCCLLVAVRSGRYEIVKLLLAAKADVNCYFTMVNDTVFPTALQYCLKDEVMMRLLLNNGYDAKKCFCCNHDDDDWEDLSEFGYEQHQEEKIPFCDFISVSWMVNLAGRVVSILLEYVGQVSFCSKLTKILERHKEWPHIHGTIRNPRSLSHLSRVVIRKHLSCSRLMSAHLPNRLKDYLLFKDNDLYAKIICRED